One window of the Daphnia pulex isolate KAP4 chromosome 8, ASM2113471v1 genome contains the following:
- the LOC124200635 gene encoding uncharacterized protein LOC124200635 gives MDSVGPELNQRPMDNLLFTKPTFVNRIYSPPLCQLSYRRDISIDVEFESSSDSGLSVESFQISSELAVFSHHVSGIFLPLGSVELVPIQLPCYPSSKDKSSHHQVNQVQFNHRLIKWSLPPPSTPPVPLPGWNAMPYGLETFWQSAFCWFFRPFVSAHGHLWTLEPTELPPLSVEWPWHSTSFSAKVRFQCKCTRGWTSMKGQVSFWFRIRRQGDQVLCEALFKLFGQKCSICNQPDSFNESEFLTPLWYPEEIENAIRLLASHVSMSYYGDQRNAQDIYNIVRIRHSQPRKKSLAVHHDPIRCQACLYGSCASIPLSNTCKC, from the exons ATGGATTCCGTCGGGCCGGAATTGAACCAGCGACCTATGGATAACTTGCTGTTCACGAAGCCAACTTTCGTGAATCGAATCTACAGTCCACCGCTCTGCCAACTGAGCTACCGACGGGATATTTCCATAG ATGTCGAATTTGAGAGTTCCTCTGACAGTGGCTTATCGGTtgaatcttttcaaatttcgagTGAACTTGCTGTGTTCTCTCATCACGTCAGCGGCATTTTTCTTCCACTGGGTAGTGTAGAGCTGGTTCCCATTCAACTTCCGTGTTATCCCAGCAGCAAAGACAAATCTTCCCATCATCAAGTCAACCAAGTGCAATTTAACCACCGTCTCATCAAGTGGTCGTTGCCTCCGCCGTCCACGCCGCCAGTTCCTCTTCCAGGATGGAATGCGATGCCCTA TGGTTTGGAGACATTTTGGCAGAGCGCGTTTTGCTGGTTCTTTCGCCCGTTTGTATCCGCACACGGACATCTGTGGACATTGGAACCCACAGAACTTCCTCCGCTATCCGTCGAGTGGCCGTGGCATTCAACTTCCTTCTCTGCCAAAGTTCGGTTCCAGTGCAAg TGCACTAGAGGATGGACGTCGATGAAGGGGCAGGTCTCATTTTGGTTTCGCATCCGTCGCCAAGGCGACCAGGTCCTGTGTGAAgcgttattcaaattatttggtCAAAAATGTAGCATCTGTAACCAGCCAGACTCGTTCAATGAG tcTGAATTTCTGACTCCACTTTGGTACCccgaagaaatagaaaatgccATTAGGTTGCTGGCTAGCCACGTTTCCATGTCCTATTACGGTGATCAAAGAAATGCTCAAGATATCTACAATATCGTTCGTATTCGACACAGTCAACCCAGAAAAAAATCTCTGGCGGTTCATCATGATCCCATTCGCTGTCAAGCTTGTCTCTATGGGTCTTGTGCATCCATCCCTTTGTCCAATACTTGTAAATGTTGA
- the LOC124200010 gene encoding rho guanine nucleotide exchange factor 7-like isoform X2 encodes MISEPPAITQVQAVYSFKGKNNDELNFKKGDIITITQKEEGGWWEGTFEGKTGWFPSNYVKDIGIIGAKPPQTIFAVETVPEQQTVNRNLILKDIIDSEKSYISEMQTLLKTVLTPLGNSDILTADEYSKIVRNLPEIVDLHATFNRLLEDCYEKSSLEQRVGSIFLSMAEKIKSAHTEYCSNHPRTVCILENYKEKLGSFVEGLGGRSPGLVFLTAGLSRPFRRLERYGGCLQELERHMEEFHPDRGDTQRSVFVYQNLASHCASVRRQKEQELEVLCGSVRCWEGDEPQRLGELIYMGPVKITTTTPITETKDRHLVLFSQCVILLSVSQRLSAFVFEKKYNLSGMSLNIQEDSETSRSLTFELLVSGSERIIVSCPSKEERLRLMELLQKQIRNPTISSSSSSAVSCTPLQNVPPSTSIQSVHQKQADAIRTSSALTSRGSTPVVARPPVQHTLSGPAGSQQYHQNQHFSLASASNPTINNRVWTYSSLRPSLPITTRPCQERTNKRVINKSFKKRELNYDDDSQLLKLVEAYCSLTARSRQTVKSESPQVLIAEEEKIIVEEVQGTRTVVEERSLVDTVYALRDQVRELQNQVTSLAKEVELLKNVLP; translated from the exons ATGATTTCGGAACCTCCAGCTATCACTCAAGTGCAGGCTGTGTATAGCtttaaagggaaaaataatgaTGAG ttgaatttcaagaaaggGGATATTATAACTATCACTCAGAAGGAAGAAGGTGGTTGGTGGGAAGGAACATTTGAAGGAAAGACTGGTTGGTTTCCATCTAACTATGTCAAAGATATAGGAATAATTG GTGCAAAGCCACCCCAGACTATTTTCGCAGTAGAAACTGTTCCAGAACAGCAGACAGTCAATcgaaatctaattttaaaagatattaTTGATTCTGAAAAGAGTTACATCTCAGAAATGCAGACACTACTAAAGACTGTACTCACACCTCTGGGGAATTCAGACAT ATTGACAGCTGATGAATACAGTAAAATTGTGAGAAACTTACCAGAAATTGTAGACCTACATGCAACTTTTAACAGGTTGTTAGAAGATTGCTATGAAAAATCGAGTCTTGAACAGCGAGTTGGAAGTATCTTCCTTAGCATG GCTGAGAAAATAAAGTCTGCCCACACTGAGTATTGCAGTAATCACCCCAGGACTGTCTGTATCCTTGAAAATTACAA GGAAAAGTTGGGTTCATTTGTCGAAGGTCTTGGAGGACGTAGCCCAGGCCTGGTCTTTCTGACTGCCGGGCTTAGTCGTCCCTTTCGACGACTGGAACGCTATGGAG GTTGTTTGCAAGAACTTGAACGACACATGGAAGAATTTCACCCAGATAGAGGAGATACTCAACGATCGGTTTTCGTCTACCAAAACCTTGCT tcgCATTGCGCTTCCGTACGTCGTCAAAAAGAACAAGAGCTTGAAGTATTGTGTGGTTCTGTCCGATGTTGGGAAGGTGACGAACCACAGCGCCTTGGTGAGCTTATTTACATGGGACCTGTCAagatcacaacaacaactccgATTACAGAAACTAAGGATCGGCACTTGGTTCTTTTCAGTCAGTGCGTCATTTTACTCTCAGTGAGCCAACGGTTGTCGGCCTTCGTTTTTGAG aaaaaatataaccTTTCAGGGATGTCTTTAAACATACAAGAGGATTCTGAAACATCTCGTAGCCTTACATTCGAACTATTGG TTTCAGGGTCAGAGAGAATTATTGTCAGCTGCCCTTCAAAAGAAGAACGGCTTCGCTTGATGGAATTACTTCAGAAACAGATTCGGAATCCAAcgatttcgtcgtcgtcgtcatctgcTGTTTCTTGC actCCCCTACAAAACGTTCCACCCTCAACTTCTATCCAGTCAGTGCATCAGAAGCAGGCAGATGCCATACGAACGTCGAGTGCATTGACGAGCCGAGGGAGCACACCGGTAGTAGCACGCCCACCCGTCCAACATACTCTGTCGGGTCCAGCGGGAAGCCAGCAGTACCACCAAAACCAGCATTTCTCTCTCGCCTCGGCTTCCAACCCAACCATCAATAACAG AGTTTGGACTTACTCCTCTCTCCGTCCATCGCTTCCCATCACGACACGACCTTGCCaagaaagaactaacaaaAGAGTTATTAACAAGTCTTTTAAGAAAAGAG AACTAAACTACGATGATGATTCACAACTGCTTAAGCTAGTAGAAGCCTATTGTAGTTTGACTGCAAGGTCACGCCAAACAGTCAAATCAG AATCACCACAAGTGCTGAttgccgaagaagaaaaaatcatcgtCGAAGAAGTGCAAGGGACTCGTACGGTTGTAGAGGAAag AAGTTTGGTTGACACCGTATATGCATTGCGGGATCAAGTACGTGAGCTGCAGAATCAAGTAACGTCCCTAGCAAAAGAAGTCGAGCTACTGAAGAACGTTCTGCCCTAA
- the LOC124200010 gene encoding rho guanine nucleotide exchange factor 7-like isoform X1, which translates to MISEPPAITQVQAVYSFKGKNNDELNFKKGDIITITQKEEGGWWEGTFEGKTGWFPSNYVKDIGIIGAKPPQTIFAVETVPEQQTVNRNLILKDIIDSEKSYISEMQTLLKTVLTPLGNSDILTADEYSKIVRNLPEIVDLHATFNRLLEDCYEKSSLEQRVGSIFLSMAEKIKSAHTEYCSNHPRTVCILENYKEKLGSFVEGLGGRSPGLVFLTAGLSRPFRRLERYGGCLQELERHMEEFHPDRGDTQRSVFVYQNLASHCASVRRQKEQELEVLCGSVRCWEGDEPQRLGELIYMGPVKITTTTPITETKDRHLVLFSQCVILLSVSQRLSAFVFEKKYNLSGMSLNIQEDSETSRSLTFELLVSGSERIIVSCPSKEERLRLMELLQKQIRNPTISSSSSSAVSCTPLQNVPPSTSIQSVHQKQADAIRTSSALTSRGSTPVVARPPVQHTLSGPAGSQQYHQNQHFSLASASNPTINNRVWTYSSLRPSLPITTRPCQERTNKRVINKSFKKRELNYDDDSQLLKLVEAYCSLTARSRQTVKSALLESPQVLIAEEEKIIVEEVQGTRTVVEERSLVDTVYALRDQVRELQNQVTSLAKEVELLKNVLP; encoded by the exons ATGATTTCGGAACCTCCAGCTATCACTCAAGTGCAGGCTGTGTATAGCtttaaagggaaaaataatgaTGAG ttgaatttcaagaaaggGGATATTATAACTATCACTCAGAAGGAAGAAGGTGGTTGGTGGGAAGGAACATTTGAAGGAAAGACTGGTTGGTTTCCATCTAACTATGTCAAAGATATAGGAATAATTG GTGCAAAGCCACCCCAGACTATTTTCGCAGTAGAAACTGTTCCAGAACAGCAGACAGTCAATcgaaatctaattttaaaagatattaTTGATTCTGAAAAGAGTTACATCTCAGAAATGCAGACACTACTAAAGACTGTACTCACACCTCTGGGGAATTCAGACAT ATTGACAGCTGATGAATACAGTAAAATTGTGAGAAACTTACCAGAAATTGTAGACCTACATGCAACTTTTAACAGGTTGTTAGAAGATTGCTATGAAAAATCGAGTCTTGAACAGCGAGTTGGAAGTATCTTCCTTAGCATG GCTGAGAAAATAAAGTCTGCCCACACTGAGTATTGCAGTAATCACCCCAGGACTGTCTGTATCCTTGAAAATTACAA GGAAAAGTTGGGTTCATTTGTCGAAGGTCTTGGAGGACGTAGCCCAGGCCTGGTCTTTCTGACTGCCGGGCTTAGTCGTCCCTTTCGACGACTGGAACGCTATGGAG GTTGTTTGCAAGAACTTGAACGACACATGGAAGAATTTCACCCAGATAGAGGAGATACTCAACGATCGGTTTTCGTCTACCAAAACCTTGCT tcgCATTGCGCTTCCGTACGTCGTCAAAAAGAACAAGAGCTTGAAGTATTGTGTGGTTCTGTCCGATGTTGGGAAGGTGACGAACCACAGCGCCTTGGTGAGCTTATTTACATGGGACCTGTCAagatcacaacaacaactccgATTACAGAAACTAAGGATCGGCACTTGGTTCTTTTCAGTCAGTGCGTCATTTTACTCTCAGTGAGCCAACGGTTGTCGGCCTTCGTTTTTGAG aaaaaatataaccTTTCAGGGATGTCTTTAAACATACAAGAGGATTCTGAAACATCTCGTAGCCTTACATTCGAACTATTGG TTTCAGGGTCAGAGAGAATTATTGTCAGCTGCCCTTCAAAAGAAGAACGGCTTCGCTTGATGGAATTACTTCAGAAACAGATTCGGAATCCAAcgatttcgtcgtcgtcgtcatctgcTGTTTCTTGC actCCCCTACAAAACGTTCCACCCTCAACTTCTATCCAGTCAGTGCATCAGAAGCAGGCAGATGCCATACGAACGTCGAGTGCATTGACGAGCCGAGGGAGCACACCGGTAGTAGCACGCCCACCCGTCCAACATACTCTGTCGGGTCCAGCGGGAAGCCAGCAGTACCACCAAAACCAGCATTTCTCTCTCGCCTCGGCTTCCAACCCAACCATCAATAACAG AGTTTGGACTTACTCCTCTCTCCGTCCATCGCTTCCCATCACGACACGACCTTGCCaagaaagaactaacaaaAGAGTTATTAACAAGTCTTTTAAGAAAAGAG AACTAAACTACGATGATGATTCACAACTGCTTAAGCTAGTAGAAGCCTATTGTAGTTTGACTGCAAGGTCACGCCAAACAGTCAAATCAG CATTGCTAGAATCACCACAAGTGCTGAttgccgaagaagaaaaaatcatcgtCGAAGAAGTGCAAGGGACTCGTACGGTTGTAGAGGAAag AAGTTTGGTTGACACCGTATATGCATTGCGGGATCAAGTACGTGAGCTGCAGAATCAAGTAACGTCCCTAGCAAAAGAAGTCGAGCTACTGAAGAACGTTCTGCCCTAA
- the LOC124200018 gene encoding SPRY domain-containing protein 7-like isoform X2, which yields MASIFCCFRGCASFLDLGFATPTVPTKKQPVIALDQQQIGQEVVLVKDGTRICGTGGALGNTAIMQDKAYFEVRLQQSGVWGIGLGSEKADLNVIPMGNDADSWVMCSDGYLRHNKEEMHRITQLPQEGDTIGVSYNHIELNFYLNGQKLDCPFTNVRGQVYPAVYVDDGAVLDIVFENFVRDPPPGFDKIMLEQSLLET from the exons ATGGCGAgcatattttgttgttttagaGGCTGTGCCAGTTTCCTTGATCTTGGGTTTGCGACTCCAACAGTACCCACAAAAAAGCAGCCTGTAATAGCCTTAGATCAACAACAAATTG GTCAAGAAGTAGTACTTGTTAAAGATGGAACAAGAATATGTGGCACTGGCGGAGCACTTGGGAACACAGCT ATTATGCAAGACAAAGCTTATTTTGAAGTGAGGCTTCAACAGTCAG GTGTTTGGGGAATTGGACTTGGTTCGGAAAAGGCAGATCTGAATGTTATTCCAATGGGGAATGATGCAGATTCTTGGGTTATGTGCTCAGATGGTTATCTTCGTCACAACAAGGAAGAAATGCACAGAATTACACAACTACCACAAGAAGGGGACACCATA GGAGTTAGCTACAATCACATTGAACTGAACTTTTACTTGAATGGTCAAAAATTGGACTGCCCATTCACTAATGTAAGAGGACAAGTGTATCCAGCAGTATATG TGGATGACGGAGCTGTACTGGacattgtttttgaaaattttgtgcGCGATCCTCCACCAGGGTTTGACAAAATCATGTTGGAACAATCTCTCTTAGAAACATAG
- the LOC124200015 gene encoding carboxypeptidase B-like, giving the protein MSLLFTLLVLTCAFVVDQVSTEEDKAVSYSGYQVWRITTLSKEEHQVVLKMIEHFGLELWRWQESQTINTPIDVLVPPQSQIKVKQQLDQANISFVVKVADLQEDINDENPNLNASSYNTKAAHKMDWMSYHRLDDIYGYLNYLAETYPNLVQLINIGASYENRTLYVVRISNSSKPDTQPAVWIDGGFHAREWITPALATYIIQQLVEEPANAKLLFNIDWYIMPVVNPDGYEYSHVRNRLWRRSRSNTGSRCQGVDLNRNFDFKWGGPGSSSNPCSDTFKGSKAFSEPEAVAYSKFIKSKSNQIKLYLSLHSYGQLILLPWGYAREYPSDYNETLALANLAASKFRAFSYRVGTTVDLLYRASGNSADWAKSIGIKYVYTVELPIRGFVLPASFILPVSKDFFPALDVLASKISTLNV; this is encoded by the exons ATGTCGCTGTTGTTCACTTTACTCGTTTTGACTTGCGCGTTCGTCGTCGATCAGGTTTCAACCGAAGAAGATAAGGCCGTCTCATATTCAGGATATCAGGTCTGGAGGATCACGACCCTTTCGAAAGAGGAACATCAGGtcgttttgaaaatgattgaacATTTCG GACTTGAGCTGTGGAGATGGCAGGAGAGTCAAACCATCAATACCCCGATCGATGTCCTTGTGCCACCACAATCGCAAATAAAAGTGAAGCAACAATTGGATCAGGCCAACATATCGTTCGTCGTCAAAGTCGCCGACTTGCAGGAAGACATTAATGACGAGAATCCCAATTTAAACGCTAGTTCTTACAATACGAAAGCGG CTCACAAAATGGATTGGATGAGCTATCACCGACTGGACGACATTTACGGCTACTTGAATTATTTGGCGGAAACGTACCCAAACCTTGTCCAGTTAATTAATATCGGCGCTTCATACGAAAATCGGACGCTCTATGTCGTTCGCATATCTAATTCGTCCAAACCCGATACGCAACCCGCCGTTTGGATCGATGgag GATTTCACGCCCGTGAGTGGATCACACCCGCGTTGGCCACATACATTATCCAACAGCTGGTCGAAGAACCGGCAAACGCGAAGCTTTTGTTTAACATCGACTGGTACATCATGCCGGTTGTCAATCCCGACG GTTATGAATACTCCCATGTGAGAAATCGTCTCTGGAGAAGATCCCGGTCCAACACAGGATCAAGGTGTCAAGGTGTTGATCTAAACCGTAACTTTGACTTCAAG TGGGGTGGTCCAGGATCGAGCAGTAATCCCTGCTCCGATACATTCAAAGGATCCAAAGCCTTTTCTGAGCCAGAGGCTGTTGCCTAttcaaaattcatcaaaagcaaatccaatcaaatcaaa CTTTACTTGAGTCTTCACAGCTACGGCCAATTGATTCTGCTTCCCTGGGGTTATGCACGCGAGTACCCGTCTGATTACAACGAAACGTTGGCGCTCGCCAATCTGGCAGCTTCGAAATTTCGCGCCTTCAGTTATAGAGTGGGAACTACAGTAGATCTTCTTTATCGAGCTTCAG GCAACTCGGCCGATTGGGCTAAATCGATTGGCATCAAATACGTGTACACTGTCGAGCTTCCCATCAGAGGATTTGTCCTACCGGCTTCATTCATTTTGCCAGTGAGCAAAGATTTCTTCCCCGCCTTGGACGTCTTGGCTTCCAAAATATCCACACTGAATGTTTGA
- the LOC124200018 gene encoding SPRY domain-containing protein 7-like isoform X1, whose amino-acid sequence MASIFCCFRGCASFLDLGFATPTVPTKKQPVIALDQQQIGQEVVLVKDGTRICGTGGALGNTAVSYKTNNIVLLIKCCIVIMQIMQDKAYFEVRLQQSGVWGIGLGSEKADLNVIPMGNDADSWVMCSDGYLRHNKEEMHRITQLPQEGDTIGVSYNHIELNFYLNGQKLDCPFTNVRGQVYPAVYVDDGAVLDIVFENFVRDPPPGFDKIMLEQSLLET is encoded by the exons ATGGCGAgcatattttgttgttttagaGGCTGTGCCAGTTTCCTTGATCTTGGGTTTGCGACTCCAACAGTACCCACAAAAAAGCAGCCTGTAATAGCCTTAGATCAACAACAAATTG GTCAAGAAGTAGTACTTGTTAAAGATGGAACAAGAATATGTGGCACTGGCGGAGCACTTGGGAACACAGCTGTAagttacaaaacaaataatattgtTCTGTTAATAAAGTGTTGTATTGTAATAATGCAGATTATGCAAGACAAAGCTTATTTTGAAGTGAGGCTTCAACAGTCAG GTGTTTGGGGAATTGGACTTGGTTCGGAAAAGGCAGATCTGAATGTTATTCCAATGGGGAATGATGCAGATTCTTGGGTTATGTGCTCAGATGGTTATCTTCGTCACAACAAGGAAGAAATGCACAGAATTACACAACTACCACAAGAAGGGGACACCATA GGAGTTAGCTACAATCACATTGAACTGAACTTTTACTTGAATGGTCAAAAATTGGACTGCCCATTCACTAATGTAAGAGGACAAGTGTATCCAGCAGTATATG TGGATGACGGAGCTGTACTGGacattgtttttgaaaattttgtgcGCGATCCTCCACCAGGGTTTGACAAAATCATGTTGGAACAATCTCTCTTAGAAACATAG
- the LOC124200014 gene encoding carboxypeptidase B-like, protein MRILFVAITLCSVLLIGQATPVEDHVSYSGVQVWTITISSPEERHGLSKMISHYGLEVWKEARSNNPKTDLLVPVQYQKELGLKLMEANINYVIKINDLQAVIDNENLHTKASSSNTRSAHNMDWTSYHRLGDIYGYMSYLNATYPGLVSLINIGSSYEKRPLYVLRISNSSCNATKPAIWIDGGIHAREWISPAVTSYIIQQLVEVQANAKLLLNVDWYIMPVMNPDGYEFTHVSNRMWRKTRSLSSLSSCRGVDPNRNFGYKWGGLGTSTNPCSDIYKGTKAFSEPETLLTSNFILGKAKQIKLYLTIHSYGQAALVPWGYDVAYPSDYADMLALAKSAASTFRKYKFSVGNSAALYYPAAGGSDDWAKSVGIKYSYTFELADSGTYGFLLPSSDILPVAQDFFPALDVFATKIATLKV, encoded by the exons ATGCGTATACTGTTTGTCGCAATCACTCTGTGTTCCGTATTGCTAATTGGACAAGCCACTCCGGTAGAAGATCATGTCTCTTATTCAGGAGTTCAGGTCTGGACAATCACAATTAGTTCTCCGGAAGAACGCCATGGTCTATCAAAAATGATATCACACTACG GACTCGAGGTGTGGAAGGAAGCCAGATCCAATAACCCCAAAACGGATTTGTTAGTTCCAGTACAATACCAGAAAGAATTGGGACTGAAGCTGATGGAAGCCAATATTAATTATGTCATCAAGATCAACGACTTGCAAGCTGTTATCGATAACGAAAACCTCCATACCAAGGCCAGTTCTTCTAACACAAGATCAG CTCACAACATGGACTGGACTAGCTACCATCGGCTGGGCGATATCTACGGTTACATGAGTTACCTGAATGCCACTTACCCCGGCCTCGTTTCATTAATCAACATCGGCTCCTCTTATGAAAAAAGGCCACTCTACGTTCTTCGAATTTCTAACTCTTCTTGTAACGCCACAAAACCCGCCATCTGGATCGACGGAG GAATTCACGCCCGAGAGTGGATTTCACCAGCAGTGACATCTTACATCATCCAACAGCTCGTCGAAGTGCAGGCGAACGCGAAACTTTTGCTCAACGTTGATTGGTACATCATGCCGGTCATGAATCCCGATG gTTATGAGTTTACGCACGTCTCCAATCGGATGTGGCGCAAAACTCGTTCCTTGTCAAGCCTATCCAGCTGTCGAGGTGTTGATCCGAACCGGAACTTTGGTTACAAG TGGGGTGGTTTAGGAACGAGCACCAATCCGTGTTCGGATATCTACAAGGGAACCAAAGCATTCTCGGAGCCAGAGACTCTACTCACTTCCAATTTTATTCTGGGAAAAGCCaaacaaattaaa CTTTATCTAACTATCCACAGTTACGGGCAGGCTGCTTTAGTTCCGTGGGGGTATGACGTGGCTTATCCCAGTGATTACGCCGACATGTTGGCACTGGCGAAAAGCGCCGCTTCTACATTCCGCAAATACAAATTTTCCGTTGGTAATTCAGCCGCACTTTACTACCCGGCTGCAG GTGGTTCGGATGACTGGGCCAAATCGGTTGGCATCAAGTACAGCTACACTTTCGAGCTGGCCGACAGCGGCACATACGGATTTCTCTTACCGTCCTCGGACATTTTACCGGTGGCCCAGGATTTTTTCCCTGCGCTGGATGTTTTTGCTACTAAAATAGCAACTTTGAAAGTTTAA
- the LOC124200012 gene encoding carboxypeptidase B-like, with protein sequence MLHVHNWMRSIYIYFSLQRGLYAVHMELYGVPDGRTFFHKENNMGRLHRVVLRKFPTSRCVNRYSTTLSSARMMPLNARNRISLMLTAFVVGCFIFGQASHTEKDVSYSKFQIWRITPRTKDENSNFFRAIQSYETEIWKDITTGANTEYTVLVPPQIQTEIKRKFNVANVSYVVEISDLQTAINEENPVTANNNSWFLNSTFDNKTAHRMDWTSYHRLDDIYGYLDYLADTYPNIVQLINIGASYENRTLYVVHISHPSSIPDSTKPAIWIDAGVHAREWISPALATYIIHQLVEDPANEGLLLSADWYIMPVMNPDGYEYSHVKNRLWRKSRSETGSRKCRGVDLNRNFGFQWGDRGSYADPCTISFRGIKAFSEPESIATSNFILKKSNLIKLYLTLHSFGQAVLIPWGHSATLPSDYGDMLALAKSATSTFQRYKFKVGNVAALFYRASGNSADWAKSIGIKYCYTVELPAKGFILPASNILPVSQDFFSALDVFAAEVATLHV encoded by the exons ATGCTTCACGTCCACAACTGGATGagaagtatatatatatacttttcCTTGCAACGCGGATTGTATGCTGTGCATATGGAATTGTATGGTGTGCCAGATGGGAGAACTTTCTTTCATAAGGAGAACAATATGGGTAGGCTGCACCGCGTCGTCTTGCGTAAGTTTCCAACGAGCCGTTGCGTAAACCGTTACTCGACAACACTTTCTTCTGCCAGGATGATGCCTCTCAATGCCAGAAATCG GATTTCTCTGATGTTAACCGCATTCGTCGTGGGTTGCTTCATATTCGGCCAAGCATCTCACACAGAGAAGGATGTAtcttattcaaaatttcaaatttggagAATCACGCCACGTACGAAAGATGAGAATAGCAACTTTTTTAGAGCGATTCAAAGTTACG AAACTGAAATATGGAAAGATATTACTACAGGCGCGAATACCGAGTATACCGTTCTGGTACCGCCGCAAATCCAAACAGAAATCAAACGAAAGTTTAACGTAGCCAACGTGTCTTACGTCGTCGAAATCAGTGACTTACAAACCGCCATCAACGAAGAAAACCCCGTCACTGCTAATAATAACAGCTGGTTTTTAAATTCTACCTTTG ACAACAAAACGGCTCATAGAATGGACTGGACTAGTTACCACCGACTGGACGACATTTACGGATACCTGGATTATTTGGCGGATACATACCCGAATATTGTCCAGTTGATCAATATCGGCGCTTCGTATGAGAACCGAACGCTCTACGTCGTTCACATCTCACACCCTTCTTCCATTCCCGACAGCACAAAACCAGCCATCTGGATTGACGCAG GGGTTCACGCTCGAGAGTGGATATCCCCAGCGTTGGCCACATACATCATCCACCAACTTGTTGAAGATCCGGCAAACGAGGGGCTTTTGCTCAGCGCCGATTGGTATATTATGCCCGTCATGAACCCAGATG GTTACGAGTACTCGCATGTCAAAAATCGGCTTTGGCGGAAAAGTCGATCTGAGACGGGATCGCGAAAATGTCGAGGTGTTGATCTGAATCGGAACTTTGGTTTCCAG TGGGGTGATCGTGGCTCCTACGCAGATCCATGCACAATTTCATTCAGAGGAATAAAGGCATTCTCCGAACCGGAATCCATTGCCACCTCAAatttcattctaaaaaaatctaatctCATAAAA CTTTATTTGACGTTACACAGTTTTGGCCAGGCGGTCCTGATTCCTTGGGGCCATTCCGCTACTCTTCCGTCCGACTATGGCGACATGTTGGCACTGGCTAAAAGTGCCACGTCAACTTTCCAGCGCTACAAGTTCAAAGTTGGCAATGTGGCGGCCCTATTTTATCGAGCTTCAG GAAACTCTGCAGATTGGGCCAAATCAATTGGCATCAAGTACTGCTATACAGTTGAACTTCCCGCCAAAGGATTTATCCTGCCAGCTTCGAATATTTTGCCTGTGAGCCAGGATTTCTTTTCAGCCTTGGATGTTTTCGCTGCTGAAGTAGCCACACTCCATGTCTAA